A single region of the Halobacterium wangiae genome encodes:
- a CDS encoding glycoside hydrolase family 99-like domain-containing protein: MSDDRSASRRRFLAGVLGTSALAGCNSSPSETTPSETTTDPEPTTDPEPTTDGTTTNSEPSVERQLAVSLETVDSEGTTHVEVTGQGSHPDGIDRVDVSFGTGETVVRDREGPTETEIEVRRPVPGGQRYGVEVSLVPTDGEAISRRGLSEYVTRPRMREESGSTVVANYYPWYGPDRHRAFVDEPVVSDYDSRDEAVVEQHVDWATEYGVDAFCASWWGQGSWEDETLQNHYLPNEATDDLEFCILYESLEMLGEDLPRSFDDDQTRQQFVDDVAYLSEHYFGEDNYLRVDGRPVLYFYAADQLQGDVEAALAAAEEAAGEELFVVLEIVDWRFPTTHDRKLMRAADGVTAYEMFRSIPDIDENFAERMASFYPEWLLAAKDTDCVFMPVMMPGFSNRMINDDYDRPELTRSEERTRRVCEYTQAYLDPTVDLSFVTSWNEWHEHTQVEPSEEHGTSDLEIIRDTISEDEFDHWIDDTVALTLSFEETVKESVITGDDIPPADDRDLAFALETITFEKDHEAVVEPYNIGPEGPEPHYSGGVYAQASSEAKSWRWLGGEDGSVTFVFDEQILEAETVELRGFPVTGGLSGTLSLGGLELGSVDFGERRSQSYWFELL, encoded by the coding sequence ATGTCTGACGACCGCTCTGCCTCGCGTCGGCGGTTCCTGGCTGGCGTTCTCGGAACCAGCGCACTCGCTGGGTGTAACAGCTCGCCGTCCGAGACGACGCCCTCGGAAACGACGACCGACCCCGAACCCACGACCGACCCCGAACCCACGACCGACGGGACCACGACGAACTCGGAACCGTCGGTCGAGCGCCAGCTGGCCGTCTCCCTCGAGACAGTCGACTCGGAGGGGACTACGCACGTCGAAGTCACGGGCCAGGGGTCCCATCCCGACGGCATCGACAGAGTCGACGTCTCGTTCGGAACCGGTGAGACGGTCGTACGGGACCGCGAGGGACCGACGGAGACCGAGATCGAGGTGAGACGCCCCGTCCCCGGTGGGCAGCGCTACGGCGTCGAGGTGTCGCTCGTTCCGACGGACGGGGAGGCCATCTCCCGACGCGGGTTGAGCGAGTACGTGACCCGACCCCGGATGCGGGAGGAGTCGGGTTCGACGGTCGTCGCGAACTACTACCCGTGGTACGGCCCGGACCGCCACCGGGCCTTCGTCGACGAACCCGTCGTCTCAGACTACGACTCGCGCGACGAAGCGGTCGTCGAACAGCACGTCGACTGGGCGACGGAGTACGGCGTCGACGCGTTCTGCGCGAGCTGGTGGGGCCAGGGTAGCTGGGAGGACGAGACGCTGCAGAACCACTACCTCCCGAACGAGGCGACCGACGACCTGGAGTTCTGCATCCTCTACGAGTCCCTCGAGATGCTCGGGGAGGACCTCCCGCGGTCCTTCGACGACGACCAGACCAGGCAACAGTTCGTCGACGACGTGGCGTACCTCTCGGAGCACTACTTCGGCGAGGACAACTACCTCCGCGTGGACGGGAGGCCAGTGCTCTACTTCTACGCCGCGGACCAGCTCCAGGGCGACGTCGAAGCCGCGCTCGCGGCCGCCGAGGAGGCTGCCGGCGAGGAGCTGTTCGTCGTCCTCGAGATCGTCGACTGGCGGTTCCCCACGACGCACGACCGGAAGCTGATGCGTGCCGCCGACGGCGTCACCGCCTACGAGATGTTCCGCTCGATACCGGACATCGACGAGAACTTCGCCGAGCGGATGGCGTCGTTCTACCCCGAGTGGCTGCTCGCTGCCAAGGACACCGACTGCGTGTTCATGCCGGTGATGATGCCGGGGTTCAGCAACCGGATGATCAACGACGACTACGACCGACCGGAACTCACGCGCAGCGAGGAGCGGACGCGCCGCGTCTGCGAGTACACCCAGGCGTACCTCGACCCGACGGTCGACCTGTCGTTCGTCACGTCGTGGAACGAGTGGCACGAACACACGCAGGTCGAACCGTCCGAGGAGCACGGGACGAGCGACCTCGAGATCATCCGCGACACGATATCGGAAGACGAGTTCGACCACTGGATCGACGACACGGTCGCCCTCACTCTCTCCTTCGAGGAGACGGTCAAAGAGTCCGTGATAACGGGCGACGACATCCCGCCCGCAGACGACCGCGACCTCGCGTTCGCCCTCGAGACGATCACCTTCGAAAAAGACCACGAAGCGGTCGTCGAACCCTACAACATCGGTCCCGAGGGACCGGAACCACACTACAGCGGCGGCGTCTACGCGCAGGCTTCCAGTGAGGCCAAGTCGTGGCGGTGGCTCGGCGGCGAGGACGGGTCGGTGACGTTCGTGTTCGACGAGCAGATACTCGAGGCGGAGACAGTCGAACTACGGGGCTTCCCGGTCACTGGCGGCCTCTCCGGGACGCTCTCGCTAGGTGGACTGGAACTGGGCTCCGTCGACTTCGGCGAACGGCGGAGTCAGTCCTACTGGTTCGAGTTGTTGTAG
- a CDS encoding ArsA family ATPase, producing the protein MDELEVEAVDSLDPGVTTGTAEYVLYGGKGGVGKTTMAAATALASANEGTATLVVSTDPAHSLSDTLGVDVPARPAQVFDDRPLWAVEIDPDDALSQAGMFGQDGGFAGGMDALLGGTAGDSADDAAMMPGADEAAAMQLLLEYMDDERFDRVVVDTAPTGHTLRLLELPEVLDSMVGRMMQLRERLGGMMDGLKGMFGQGDEDAEQGFGDLDAVKERVERLRAVLTDPARTDFRVVLVPEEMSVMESERLVARLDEYGVPVGTVVVNRVMEPLADVADVPADAFVAPNHEDCAFCARRWEVQQGALARAQELFRGPDVKRVPLLAEEVRGERPLRVVAACLD; encoded by the coding sequence ATGGACGAACTCGAGGTCGAGGCAGTCGACTCGCTCGACCCCGGCGTGACGACGGGAACCGCGGAGTACGTGCTGTACGGCGGGAAGGGCGGCGTCGGCAAGACGACGATGGCGGCGGCGACGGCGCTCGCCAGCGCGAACGAGGGCACCGCGACGCTCGTCGTCTCCACGGACCCCGCACACTCGCTGTCGGACACGCTCGGCGTCGACGTGCCGGCTCGACCCGCACAGGTGTTCGACGACCGGCCGCTGTGGGCGGTCGAGATCGACCCGGACGACGCGCTCTCGCAGGCCGGGATGTTCGGGCAGGACGGCGGCTTCGCGGGCGGGATGGACGCGTTGCTCGGCGGGACGGCGGGCGATAGCGCCGACGACGCGGCGATGATGCCGGGTGCCGACGAGGCCGCCGCGATGCAACTGCTGCTAGAGTACATGGACGACGAGCGCTTCGACCGCGTCGTCGTCGACACCGCACCCACTGGCCACACGCTCCGCCTGCTGGAACTCCCCGAGGTCCTGGACTCGATGGTCGGCCGGATGATGCAGCTCCGGGAGCGACTCGGCGGCATGATGGACGGCCTGAAGGGGATGTTCGGCCAGGGCGACGAGGACGCCGAGCAGGGCTTCGGCGACCTGGACGCAGTCAAGGAGCGCGTCGAGCGCCTCCGTGCGGTGTTGACCGACCCCGCGCGCACGGACTTCCGCGTGGTGCTGGTGCCCGAGGAGATGAGCGTCATGGAGTCCGAGCGCCTCGTCGCCCGCCTCGACGAGTACGGCGTCCCGGTCGGCACCGTCGTCGTGAACCGCGTGATGGAGCCGCTGGCGGACGTCGCGGACGTCCCGGCGGACGCGTTCGTCGCCCCGAACCACGAGGACTGCGCGTTCTGTGCACGCCGCTGGGAGGTCCAGCAGGGGGCGCTCGCCCGGGCCCAGGAGCTGTTCCGCGGCCCCGACGTGAAACGCGTCCCGCTGCTCGCCGAGGAGGTGCGCGGTGAGCGGCCGCTACGCGTGGTCGCTGCTTGCCTGGACTGA
- a CDS encoding pyridoxal phosphate-dependent aminotransferase, with amino-acid sequence MEYEEPLFFRVMEYATHADGDVIDMVSGNPDWGSPPAVAEGLHQYADQGGMAFQYPPSVGLRELREEIAARRQVPVEQVVVTNGGGEANYLAMGRALERGAGDEVVMTDPVYPYYPGKTTMLGGTQRFVETEADGSLDPAAVRDVASEDTACIIVNTPNNPTGAVYDEATMAELVAIAEENDAILVSDEVYDHFDFSGTFTSALEFDSEHRIVTNSFSKSLAITGFRVGYTIAEEAHTEPMKSRHMLTNVTSSRPPQAAVLHALRETDPDYYRESRELLRERVATFTDALDDAGAEYTEPDGAFYVLARFPDFPGSLENTFELIDEAGVAGMPGSGFGTTHDDWLRFALVSPRVDEAADRLAAYFG; translated from the coding sequence ATGGAGTACGAGGAGCCGCTGTTCTTCCGCGTGATGGAGTACGCGACCCACGCCGACGGTGACGTCATCGACATGGTCTCGGGCAACCCGGACTGGGGGTCGCCGCCAGCGGTCGCCGAGGGCCTCCACCAGTACGCCGACCAGGGAGGGATGGCGTTCCAGTACCCGCCCAGCGTCGGCCTGCGGGAACTCCGCGAGGAGATCGCGGCGCGCAGGCAGGTGCCGGTCGAGCAGGTGGTCGTCACGAACGGCGGCGGCGAGGCGAACTACCTCGCGATGGGGCGCGCACTGGAGCGCGGCGCCGGCGACGAAGTGGTGATGACCGACCCGGTCTACCCCTACTATCCGGGGAAGACGACGATGCTCGGCGGCACCCAGCGGTTCGTCGAGACCGAGGCCGACGGCAGCCTCGACCCCGCGGCGGTCCGCGACGTCGCGAGCGAGGACACCGCCTGCATCATCGTCAACACGCCCAACAACCCGACGGGCGCCGTCTACGACGAGGCCACGATGGCGGAACTCGTCGCCATCGCCGAGGAGAACGACGCCATCCTGGTCAGCGACGAGGTGTACGACCACTTCGACTTCTCCGGGACGTTCACGAGCGCCCTCGAGTTCGACTCCGAACACCGCATCGTCACGAACTCCTTCTCGAAGTCCCTCGCCATCACGGGGTTCCGCGTCGGCTACACGATCGCCGAGGAGGCACACACGGAGCCGATGAAGTCCCGGCACATGCTGACGAACGTGACGTCGAGTCGCCCCCCACAGGCCGCAGTGCTGCACGCCCTCCGGGAGACCGACCCCGACTACTACCGGGAGAGCCGCGAGTTGCTGCGCGAGCGCGTGGCGACGTTCACCGACGCTCTCGACGACGCGGGCGCGGAGTACACGGAACCCGACGGCGCGTTCTACGTGCTCGCGCGGTTCCCGGACTTCCCGGGGAGCCTGGAGAACACGTTCGAACTCATCGACGAAGCTGGCGTCGCGGGGATGCCCGGCTCCGGTTTCGGAACCACACACGACGACTGGCTCCGGTTCGCGCTCGTCTCCCCGCGCGTCGATGAGGCCGCCGACCGACTGGCGGCCTACTTCGGCTGA
- a CDS encoding CinA family protein: MREFAVDPPVEETLGDALREAGHTLATAESCTGGLVGSLLTDVAGSSDYFDRGLVTYSYDAKLDLGVAREALDEHGAVSERVARQMARAVRDSAGTTWGVSTTGIAGPAGGTDDKPVGTVYVGVAYAGDWGTQSSYATVEHHVFDGDRREIKEQIARRALGAVADELETVT; the protein is encoded by the coding sequence ATGCGAGAGTTCGCTGTCGACCCGCCGGTCGAGGAGACGCTCGGCGACGCCCTCCGCGAGGCAGGCCACACCCTCGCCACCGCGGAGTCCTGCACGGGCGGCCTGGTCGGGTCGCTGCTCACCGATGTCGCCGGGTCGAGCGACTACTTCGACCGCGGCCTCGTCACGTACTCGTACGACGCCAAACTCGACCTCGGCGTCGCCCGAGAGGCGCTCGACGAGCACGGCGCCGTCAGCGAACGGGTCGCCCGGCAGATGGCGCGGGCAGTCCGCGACAGCGCGGGCACGACGTGGGGTGTCTCGACTACCGGTATCGCGGGGCCCGCTGGCGGAACCGACGACAAACCCGTCGGCACGGTGTACGTCGGCGTCGCGTACGCGGGCGACTGGGGGACCCAGTCCTCCTACGCGACCGTCGAACACCACGTATTCGACGGCGACCGGCGTGAAATCAAGGAGCAAATCGCCCGCCGGGCGCTTGGTGCGGTCGCGGACGAACTCGAAACGGTGACGTAG
- a CDS encoding metal-dependent hydrolase, which produces MNKGDHVLNGALLAVGLGYVLYPSGGVETLRTIAAVLIPVVLGALFPDVDTDFGKHRKTLHNLPVLALLYLFPAYFGNLQYVWLGVLTHYVLDVVGSKRGIALFYPFSPQEYGLPVGVTTVSNYATVVTVLITAIELAVVAIVVHVAPEYLPSEAANVLTRLTRLS; this is translated from the coding sequence GTGAACAAGGGAGACCACGTCCTCAACGGTGCGTTGCTGGCCGTCGGCCTCGGTTACGTTCTCTACCCGTCGGGGGGCGTCGAGACGCTCCGGACCATCGCGGCCGTACTCATCCCGGTGGTGCTCGGCGCGCTGTTCCCGGACGTGGACACGGACTTCGGGAAACACCGCAAGACGCTGCACAACCTCCCGGTGCTGGCGCTGCTGTACCTCTTCCCCGCCTACTTCGGCAACCTCCAGTACGTCTGGCTGGGCGTCCTCACCCACTACGTGCTCGACGTGGTCGGGAGCAAGCGCGGCATCGCGCTGTTCTACCCGTTCTCCCCGCAGGAGTACGGGCTCCCGGTCGGCGTTACCACCGTCTCGAACTACGCCACGGTCGTCACCGTTCTCATCACTGCGATCGAACTCGCGGTCGTCGCCATCGTCGTCCACGTCGCTCCGGAGTACCTCCCGAGTGAGGCTGCGAACGTGCTGACGCGGCTCACCAGGCTCTCTTGA
- a CDS encoding PHP-associated domain-containing protein yields the protein MPTTRVDLHVKVLDDEVVRRAKAAGIEVLVYAPHFTRLPDIRDRAREFSDDDLLVVPGRELFTGSYRDRKHVLAVGLSEGIPDFVTLDGALAECQWQGAAVLAPHPEFLNVSLSATDVCELRDRIDAAETYNPKHLPHHNRRAATLADAHAIPAFASSYAHRSETVGEVWTEFDTDINDEESLVDALKSGVECRTGHRTGLGHRGRCLAEKLHLVYENTWEKVDRLLLSGMEPTHPRHIAYGGEFDDVAVY from the coding sequence GTGCCGACGACACGGGTCGACCTCCACGTGAAGGTGCTCGACGACGAGGTGGTGCGTCGAGCGAAAGCGGCGGGCATCGAGGTCCTCGTGTACGCCCCGCACTTCACGCGACTACCCGACATCCGTGACCGCGCGCGAGAGTTCTCCGACGACGACCTGCTGGTGGTGCCGGGCCGGGAGCTGTTCACGGGGTCGTACCGCGACCGCAAGCACGTGCTCGCGGTCGGTCTCTCCGAGGGGATTCCGGACTTCGTGACCCTCGACGGCGCGCTCGCGGAGTGCCAGTGGCAGGGCGCCGCCGTGCTCGCCCCGCACCCGGAGTTCCTCAACGTGAGCCTCAGTGCCACCGACGTCTGCGAGCTGCGCGACCGCATCGACGCCGCGGAGACGTACAACCCGAAACACCTCCCGCACCACAACCGCCGCGCGGCGACGCTCGCCGACGCGCACGCCATCCCCGCCTTCGCCTCGTCGTACGCCCACCGCTCGGAGACGGTCGGCGAGGTGTGGACGGAGTTCGACACCGACATCAACGACGAGGAGAGCCTCGTCGACGCGCTCAAGTCCGGCGTGGAATGCCGGACGGGACACCGCACGGGCCTGGGCCACCGCGGCCGTTGTCTCGCGGAGAAACTCCACCTCGTCTACGAGAACACGTGGGAGAAAGTCGACAGACTGCTGCTCTCCGGGATGGAGCCCACCCACCCGCGCCACATCGCCTACGGCGGCGAGTTCGACGACGTCGCGGTGTACTGA
- a CDS encoding acyl-CoA dehydrogenase family protein — MGLNLLSEDIVPEHARDVKRDAREFAAEHIAPNAEEYYRTGDYPWEVLEAGMDAGLVAQDIAEEYGGRGLDLTQVLAIAEEFYRADAGIALTLQLASFGAEMLGEYGTDEQKEKFLRPVAENDQITGLAVSEPDVGSDLAGMQTTADSDDDEYVLNGEKYWIGNGVEADWLTVYAKTADTDDRYMNYSLFAVPTDTDGYEAEHIPEKMGMRASKQAHVVFDDCRVPAENLIGSEGAGFMMLADFFNHGRVVVGGHGLGLAAAALEEAWDFVHDREQFGRHIADFQSVQHGLADMRTEFEAARALNYRAAEKVEAYENPGLWAAMAKTKSTEVATQNAEQGMQFHGGRSNLTDRRIARVYRDVRIPVIYEGANEIQRNLIYRQSGE; from the coding sequence ATGGGCCTGAATCTGCTCTCCGAGGACATCGTTCCCGAGCACGCGCGGGACGTGAAACGCGACGCCCGCGAGTTCGCGGCCGAGCACATCGCGCCGAACGCCGAGGAGTACTACCGCACCGGCGACTACCCCTGGGAGGTCCTGGAGGCCGGGATGGACGCTGGCCTCGTCGCCCAGGACATCGCCGAGGAGTACGGCGGTCGCGGCCTCGACCTGACCCAGGTACTCGCCATCGCCGAGGAGTTCTACCGCGCGGACGCCGGCATCGCGCTGACGCTCCAGCTAGCCAGTTTCGGCGCGGAGATGCTCGGCGAGTACGGCACCGATGAGCAGAAGGAGAAGTTCCTCCGGCCGGTCGCGGAGAACGACCAGATAACCGGCCTCGCGGTCTCCGAACCCGACGTCGGGTCGGACCTCGCGGGGATGCAGACGACCGCCGACAGCGACGACGACGAGTACGTCCTGAACGGCGAGAAGTACTGGATCGGCAACGGCGTCGAGGCGGACTGGCTGACGGTGTACGCGAAGACCGCCGACACCGACGACCGCTACATGAACTACTCGCTGTTCGCCGTGCCGACGGACACCGACGGCTACGAGGCCGAGCACATCCCCGAGAAGATGGGGATGCGCGCGTCCAAGCAGGCCCACGTCGTATTCGACGACTGCCGGGTCCCCGCGGAGAACCTAATCGGCAGCGAGGGAGCCGGGTTCATGATGCTCGCGGACTTCTTCAACCACGGCCGCGTCGTCGTCGGCGGACACGGCCTCGGCCTCGCCGCCGCGGCCCTGGAGGAAGCCTGGGACTTCGTCCACGACCGCGAGCAGTTCGGCCGCCACATCGCCGACTTCCAGTCCGTCCAGCACGGCCTCGCGGACATGCGAACGGAGTTCGAGGCTGCGCGTGCGCTGAACTACCGCGCCGCAGAGAAGGTCGAGGCCTACGAGAACCCGGGACTGTGGGCTGCGATGGCGAAGACGAAGTCCACGGAGGTCGCCACGCAGAACGCCGAACAGGGGATGCAGTTCCACGGCGGTCGCTCGAACCTCACCGACCGCCGCATCGCCCGGGTCTACCGCGACGTCCGCATCCCCGTCATCTACGAGGGCGCCAACGAGATCCAGCGCAACCTGATCTACAGGCAGAGCGGGGAGTAG
- a CDS encoding DMT family transporter, whose protein sequence is MNPYALLGAAIVSELLGTTALKLSEGFSRPLPSVGVVVGYGVAFYLVSLTLEDLPIGVVYGTWAALGVVGVAAIGVLAFDEPLDLAGVVGLTLIVAGVYCVNVVSEMAAH, encoded by the coding sequence ATGAACCCGTACGCACTGCTCGGCGCGGCAATCGTCTCGGAACTCCTGGGGACGACGGCGCTGAAACTCTCCGAGGGGTTCTCGCGACCGTTACCGAGCGTCGGGGTGGTGGTCGGCTACGGGGTGGCGTTCTACCTCGTCTCGCTCACCCTGGAGGACCTACCTATCGGCGTGGTGTACGGGACGTGGGCCGCACTCGGTGTGGTCGGCGTCGCGGCTATTGGTGTCCTCGCGTTCGACGAACCCCTCGACCTGGCGGGCGTCGTCGGGCTGACACTTATCGTCGCGGGGGTCTACTGCGTCAACGTCGTCTCCGAGATGGCCGCTCACTGA
- a CDS encoding DUF7565 family protein, with protein sequence MSGWECAITGCGSAFDTIEALLAHQVTDHASHDCEICGETVPEGYFAVKHGLEEHTRAEYVRYYDGDASAIREREAVLEDVAAALDVDLLEDLLSDETADSLDTSDPATATTS encoded by the coding sequence ATGTCCGGGTGGGAGTGTGCGATAACCGGTTGTGGGTCGGCGTTCGACACCATCGAGGCGCTCCTCGCGCACCAGGTGACCGACCACGCGTCCCACGACTGCGAGATCTGCGGCGAGACGGTGCCCGAGGGCTACTTCGCCGTCAAGCACGGGCTGGAAGAACACACGCGCGCGGAGTACGTCCGCTACTACGACGGCGACGCCTCCGCCATCCGCGAACGCGAAGCCGTCCTCGAGGACGTCGCCGCCGCCCTCGACGTCGACCTGCTGGAGGACCTGTTGAGCGACGAGACGGCCGACAGCCTCGACACCTCCGACCCCGCGACCGCGACGACTAGCTGA
- a CDS encoding transcription elongation factor Spt5, translated as MPVFAVKTTASQEQTVASMIANREEEAIHAVLAPDALTSYVMVEADDSSIIQRVMDEIPHARSLVPGKSSITEVEHFLSPKPDVEGIAENDIVELIAGPFKGEKAQVQRIDEGKDQVTVELYEATVPIPVTVRGDQIRVLDSDER; from the coding sequence ATGCCGGTGTTCGCCGTCAAGACGACCGCGAGCCAGGAGCAGACCGTCGCGAGCATGATCGCCAACCGCGAGGAGGAGGCGATCCACGCGGTGCTCGCGCCCGACGCGCTCACGAGCTACGTGATGGTGGAGGCCGACGACTCCAGTATCATCCAGCGCGTGATGGACGAGATTCCCCACGCGCGCAGCCTCGTCCCCGGGAAGTCCTCCATCACGGAGGTCGAGCACTTCCTCTCCCCGAAACCGGACGTCGAGGGCATCGCGGAGAACGACATCGTCGAACTCATCGCCGGCCCGTTCAAGGGCGAGAAGGCCCAGGTCCAGCGTATCGACGAGGGCAAAGACCAGGTCACGGTCGAACTGTACGAGGCGACCGTGCCGATTCCGGTGACGGTCCGCGGCGACCAGATCCGCGTGCTGGACTCCGACGAGCGCTGA
- a CDS encoding protein translocase SEC61 complex subunit gamma: MDVPLELSAYTRVLRLASTPSWEEFSQIAKIAGAGIFLIGLLGFLIFLLMSGVTSVI; the protein is encoded by the coding sequence ATGGACGTTCCCCTAGAGCTTTCCGCGTACACCCGCGTGCTCCGCCTCGCCAGCACGCCGTCGTGGGAGGAGTTCTCCCAGATCGCCAAAATCGCCGGAGCGGGCATCTTCCTCATCGGCCTGCTCGGCTTCCTCATCTTCCTGCTGATGAGCGGCGTCACGTCGGTGATCTGA
- the ftsZ gene encoding cell division protein FtsZ → MDSIVQDAIDEAEDGEEPASDSGDVQSEGASSTVPTGEMTDDELEDVLQELQTSITVVGCGGAGSNTVDRMATEGIHGADLVAANTDVQHLVEIEADTKILMGQQKTQGRGAGSLPQVGEEAALESQDEIRDSIEGSDMVFVTAGLGGGTGTGSAPVVAKAAREQGALTIAIVTTPFTAEGEVRRTNAEAGLERLRDVADTVIVVPNDRLLDSVGKLPVREAFKVSDEVLMRSVKGITELITKPGLVNLDFADVRTVMEKGGVAMIGLGEADSDAKAADSVKSALRSPLLDVDISSANSALVNVTGGPDMSIEEAEGVVEQLYDRIDPDARIIWGTSIDEDLDGEMRTMVVVTGVDSPQIYGRNDTPEPEPEPDGGASDIEDIDYVE, encoded by the coding sequence ATGGACTCGATTGTGCAGGACGCCATCGACGAGGCCGAGGACGGCGAGGAACCGGCCTCGGACTCCGGTGACGTCCAGTCGGAGGGGGCGTCCTCCACCGTCCCTACCGGGGAGATGACCGACGACGAACTCGAGGACGTCCTCCAGGAACTCCAGACGAGTATCACGGTGGTCGGCTGTGGCGGCGCCGGCTCGAACACGGTCGACCGGATGGCCACGGAAGGCATCCACGGCGCCGACCTCGTCGCCGCGAACACCGACGTCCAGCACCTCGTCGAGATCGAGGCGGACACGAAGATCCTCATGGGCCAGCAGAAGACCCAGGGTCGGGGCGCCGGTTCGCTCCCCCAGGTCGGCGAGGAGGCCGCCCTGGAGTCCCAGGACGAGATCCGGGACTCCATCGAGGGCTCGGACATGGTGTTCGTCACCGCCGGCCTCGGCGGCGGCACCGGCACCGGCTCCGCGCCCGTCGTGGCCAAGGCCGCACGCGAACAGGGTGCGCTCACCATCGCCATCGTCACCACGCCGTTCACCGCGGAGGGCGAGGTCCGGCGCACGAACGCCGAAGCCGGCCTCGAACGCCTCCGCGACGTCGCCGACACCGTCATCGTCGTGCCGAACGACCGCCTGCTCGACTCCGTCGGCAAACTCCCCGTCCGCGAGGCGTTCAAGGTCTCCGACGAGGTCCTCATGCGCTCGGTGAAGGGCATCACCGAACTCATCACGAAGCCCGGCCTGGTCAACCTCGACTTCGCCGACGTGCGCACCGTCATGGAGAAGGGCGGCGTGGCCATGATCGGTCTCGGCGAGGCCGACTCCGACGCGAAGGCCGCCGACTCCGTGAAGTCCGCCCTGCGCTCCCCGCTGCTCGACGTCGACATCTCCTCGGCGAACTCCGCGCTCGTCAACGTCACGGGCGGCCCCGACATGAGCATCGAGGAGGCCGAGGGCGTCGTCGAACAGCTCTACGACCGCATCGACCCGGACGCCCGCATCATCTGGGGGACCAGCATCGACGAGGACCTCGACGGCGAGATGCGCACGATGGTCGTCGTCACCGGCGTCGACTCCCCGCAGATCTACGGCCGCAACGACACCCCGGAACCCGAACCGGAACCCGACGGCGGCGCCAGCGACATCGAGGACATCGACTACGTCGAATAG